In Flavobacterium luteolum, the DNA window GTTTGACAAAAAGGATACCCTGAACTTGTTTAATGCGGCGTCTTCATCTATCAATGCAAAAGATTTTAGTTCGGCAGTTACTTATTATGAACTTCTAAAGAAAATTAATTTTTCAGGAAAAGGGGTTTTGTACTATGCTACAAATAAGAAAACAAAAGAAGAAGATGTCTTTGTTTCGCCAAAAGCTAGAGAATCAGCAATTCAACAAGGATTCTATGAAAAACCAAGAACAGAATCTGTACCGTCTAAAAAAATAGAAGTAAACAATAATCTTGCTTATGCATACCTTGAAAGAAAAGATTATTCTAAAGCCGAAGCGGTATATAATTATGTTTTAGAATTGAATCCAAATTATGTAGATGCCTATATTAATCTGGCTTACTTAAAACTACAGATGAAGAAAGATTTAGCCGATGAAATTTCTTCATTGGGAACTACTCCAGCTGAGATGCAGAAGTACGATAAGCTTAGTGCAAGAAAAGATGATATTACAAGAAGTGCGATTCCGTATCTGAAAAAAGTGCTTACACTAGAGCCTAAGAATTCAGATGCAACAAAAACATTGCTAGGTGTTTATAGATCGCTTGATATGACAGCAGAATATAATGCTTTAAAAGCGGGAATGTAAATAAATTGGGTAATGAGAAAATTTGATAATTAGAAAATTTCTATAGATTCCGAACACATTGCCTAATTTTCTAATTGGCACACTATAGCACAAAGATTTTTAATCTTTGTGCTTTATTTTTTTGAAACTGTTTTTTCAAGTTCTTCAATGAGAGATTTCTTTCCGACCGTTTTGGTGATAATATCTTTTTCAAGATTCCATCCACGTGCTGGAGAATATTCTCGGCCATACCAAATAATTTGTAAATGCAAGTCGTTCCATAATTCTCTCGGAAATAATCTTTTAGCATCTTTCTCCGTTTGAGCTACATTTTTTCCATTAGATAAATTCCATCTGTACATCAATCTGTGAATGTGTGTGTCAACAGGAAAAGCTGGAACACCAAAAGCTTGCGACATTACTACACTTGCTGTTTTATGGCCAACCGCTGGTAAAGCCTCAAGCGCTTCGAAACTCTGCGGAACCTCGCCATTATGTTTTTCAATTAAAATTTCAGATAAACCGTGAATTCCTTTAGATTTCATTGGAGATAAACCACACGGACGAATAATTTCTTTAATTTCCTCGACCGACATTTTAACCATATCATACGGATTATCGGCCTTTGCAAATAATAAAGGTGTAATTTGGTTTACACGAACATCGGTACATTGTGCAGATAATAAAACAGCGATCAAAAGCGTATAAGGATCTTTATGGTCAAGCGGAACAGGTATAGTAGGGTAGAGTTCTTTTAATTTATCAATAACAAATTGTACACGAGCTTCTTTATTCATTTTCGTATTTTTAATGTTGTAAAAATAGTATAATTTTAATGATGTGCCTAATCCAGCTTTTCGTTTCAACTCCTCATTATGATAGCAACATTTTTAAGTATTTAAAAGAGCTTCCTTCGGTCGCTTTTTAAATACAAAAAATGTAAGCTATCATAATTCCGGGGTTTTCACTGCAATCTGGGGCATGAAAAAAGTTATGAGTTATAAGTTATGAGTTATCTTTGTTAATCTAAAGGCTAAAATCAACAATCTAAAATATAAAAATATGACAACATTAAAAGCAGGAGATAAAGCGCCAAATTTTTCAGGAATAGACCAAGACGGAAAAACACACAAACTGGTAGATTACGCAGGAAAAAAATTGGTTGTTTTCTTTTATCCAAAAGCGAGCACTCCAGGGTGTACAGCGGAGGCATGTGACTTGAGAGATAATTTTCATCGTTTTCAAGCTAATAATTACGAGCTTTTAGGAGTAAGTGCCGACAGTGCAAAAGCACAAATTAAGTTTAAAGACAAATATGAATTACCTTTCCCGTTAATCGCAGACGAAGACAAATCGGTTATTAATGTATTTGGAGTTTGGGGACCAAAGAAATTTATGGGAAGAGAATACGACGGAATTCATAGAACAACTTTTGTAATCGACGAAAAAGGAATTATCGAAGAAGTAATCGAAAAAGTAAAAACAAAAGAACACGCTTCGCAGATTTTGAAATAGAGATTTTTGTTTCAAGTTTTAAGTTTCATGTTTCAAGTTATCTGTTATGACTTATATTTAAACGCAAAGCACGCTAAGATATACGCAAAGTTCGCAAAGCTTTATATAGATTAAGCTTTGCGAACTTTGCATTTTTGGCATAAACGTAGACAAGAAAACTTAACGTGCTTTGCGTTAAAACTAAACGTCATGTAAAACAACTTGAAACCTGAAACAAAGAAAACTTGAAATAAAAAAAAGTCCCAAGGAGGGACTTTTTTATTATTGTTTATTTTGTTCTAATTCTTTCTCAGGATGATATCCAAAAAGATGATGTTCTTTAATGATTTCTGGAATTCCCGGAGGCAGCATTGGTTCCCAGCCCGTTTTACCTTGATTAATCATTTTTAAAATTTCTCTAGAGAAAACATCTAGAATATTTGGATCGTAATCTTCAATGTCAACCACTTTTCCGTTGAATTTAAAGAATTTGTATAATTCTTTCATTCTAGGATGAACCTTCAAATTGTTTGAATTCATTAATGAGCCATCTTCGTCTAACATTGGATATAAGAATACTTTCATATCGCGATAGAATAATTTTCCGAAAGCTTCCAGAATTCCACCACTTAAATGGCGGTAGTACTTCTCGTCAAAAATATCAACAAGGTTATTTACCCCCATTGCCAATCCCATACGAGCTTTGGTGTAGTTTGCAAAGTATTCTACAACTTTATAATATTCTTGGAAATTCGAAATCATAACGGTTTGACCAAGAGAACAAAGCAATTCGGCTCTATCCATAAAATCTCTTTCATCAATTTCTCCATCTGATCTTAAATTCGAAAGAGTAATTTCAAAAATTACAAGCGTATTGTTCTTTTCAACCTTATTTTCTTTAAGAAACATTTCTAAAGATTTCTCATACATATCCATGTTTACCTTTGTAACAGGACGGAAACTTCCTCTCAAAGCTAAAAGGTTCTTTTTGTATAAGATAGCTGCTGGTAAAATATTTTTTCCTTCTGGGTTAAACATTACGGCATCTGTCATTCCGTTTTTAACCAATTGTAAACTCATTAAACGATTGTCTACATCGGCAAAACGAGGTCCAGAAAAGTTGATGGTGTCGATCTCTAATTGATCTTTATCTAAGTGATCGTATAAATATCTAAGTAATCGTTTTGGATCATTGTATTTGTAAAAAGCACCGTAAATTAAGTTAACTCCTAAAATTCCCAGTGTTTCTTGTTGTAATCTAGCGTCAGTCTCTTTAAAACGAATATGAAGTATAATTTCGTTATAAGCTTCGTCTGGTTCAATTTGGTATCTAATTCCAACCCATCCGTGACCTTTAAATTGTTTGGCAAAATCTATTGTTGCAACGGTATTGGCGTAACTGAAAAAAAGTTTTGTTGGGTGTTTTTCTCGGCTTAAACGCTCTTCGATGATTTGTCCTTCATGGGTAAGCATTTTTTTTAAACGCTCTTCGGTGACATATCTTCCGTCATTTTCGGCTCCATAAACTGCATCACTAAAATCTTTATCATAGGCAGACATAGCTTTTGCAATGGTTCCCGATGAACCTCCAGATCTGAAAAAGTGTCTAACGGTCTCTTGTCCAGCGCCAATCTCAGCAAATGTTCCGTAAATATTTTCGTTTAAATTAATGCGTAACGCTTTGTCTTTTATAGAAGGAATCTGTTCGATGACCTTGTCACCCTTGAGTTTTATTTCTGTACCCATTTTGTTTTAAATAGATTTGTTACAAAGTTAGTAAATTAGGAGTCTAATGAAAGAGAAATAATCTATTTTTGTAAAAAAATTAAGTTCAATTGAAGGTTTATTTTTTAGGTACAGGTACTTCTCAAGGCATTCCAATTATCGGAATCGATCATCCAGTTTGTAAAAGCACTGATGCTAAGGATAAAAGGCTTCGTGTATCCATTTGGATAACATGGGACGAGCATTCTTATGTTATTGATTGTGGTCCCGATTTCAGGCAGCAAATGCTTTCTTGTGGATGTCGAAAACTCGATGCGATTCTTTTTACGCATGAGCATTCCGATCACACTGCAGGTTTAGACGATATTCGTCCGTTTAATTTCCGACAAGGAGAAATTCCGATTTACGGACATAAACGTGTTTTAGATAATCTAAGACGCCGTTTTGATTATGTTTTCGAGACCGTAAATAAATATCCAGGAGCTCCAAGCGTAAAAACAATCGAAGTGCAAAATAATGCGCCTTTTGCCGTTGGAGATAAAATGGCAATTCCGATAAATGCTATGCATGGTGATTTACAGGTTTTCGGGTACAGAATTGAAGATTTTGCTTATTTGACCGATGTAAAAACTATTGAACAAGCTGAAGTTGAAAAACTGAAAGGAATTAAAGTTTTGGTGGTGAATGCTTTGCGTGTTGAACCTCATGATACTCATTTTAATCTTCAAGAAGCGCTTGATTTTATTGATCTGGTTAAACCTGAAAGAGCCTATTTAACTCATATTAGCCATGTTTTGGGTTTTCACGAAGAAGTCCAGCAGAAGCTTCCTGAAAATGTTTTCTTAGCGTACGACAATTTAGAAATTACAATTTAATTATACCACACAATGAAAAAATCCTTAATGCTTTATCTTTTTATTCTTGCCATTTTAATGAATGTCTTTACTTATGCGTTCTACAGCGGTGAAGTAAAATTTGCGCAGAATAGATATGATAAAACAACTAAGAAACTAAGAGATAGTATTAATCTAGTAAAGACTCAATTGGCAGAGGCTGATTATTTTTCTTTAGAACATAATGAAAATGCACAAAATTACTTTGATAATAGCGCTTCTGGCGGAAAAGTGATTTTATATGAAAAATTGATTCCAGTTGTGACCGAAAAGTTATTAGATCTCAATTCAAATCCAAAAGGGAATCCTTATACAGGACAGGATATGATTGATGGAAAGAAATTCATCATCAATAAAGTAAAAATTTTAAACCACAGATGGATTATTGCAGATTACAGTAATGGTGAATTATGGGGAGAAGTCTTGTTAAAGTACTTTGTAGATAACGACGATAATATTACCTTTGAAGTAAATCAAACTTGGTTATATCAAAAATAGGATTTTATAATCCTATTTTTTTTTGAACTTTAAATAAATTTAGGATTATGAAAAAGATGTTTTTGTTTTTGATTATAGCAAGTGCAATTTCTTGCGGAAAAAAAGTTTCTCAAGAAAATACAAGTACAACTCCGAAAGAGACGCAAAAAGAAGTTGCGGTAGGAGGAGATTCCGATTCGCATGGTTGTAAAGCTTCTGCTGGATATACTTGGTCTACGCTTAAGAAAGAATGTATTAGAGTTTTTGAAAACAGCACAAGACTAAATCATGCTGAAGATGGAAAAACGTATTCTACTGTTTCCTACGTAATTTTTGACGGAAATAAAGCTGAGCTTTTTCTTGATACTCAAAAAGAATCAATCATCCTTGAAAGAAAATCGGAAGGTGATTCTTGGAAAAAAGATGATTTGGAATTAATTCCTTGGAAAGGGTATGTTTTAAAGAAAGCAGGAAAGATTATTTATACAGGAGAATAAAAGTAAAATGTAAAAAGTGAAATGTAAATTGGTTCAATCATTTTGCATTTCACTTTTTACATATTTAAATGATTTCTTTAATAAAATCAGAAGCAACAACCTGAGCAAATTCTTCATTTAAACTTGCTAAAGCTGTCTGGTGTATTAATTCGGCAGAGAAATCTTCTCCGTTTAAACCTTTTTTATTAAAAGTTGCTGTTGCATCAGAAACTAGGTAAACATTGTAACCAAAGTTTCCTGCCATTCTTGTTGTGGTAGAAACGCAATGATCTGTAGTTAAACCGACAATTACAAGATTTGTGATTTTGGCAGTGTCAATTAGCTCTTTTAAATTCGTTCCTATAAAAGCACTATTGACATTCTTTTTGATTACTGTTTCTCCTTCAAGAGGTTTTACTACATCTTGAAACTCATTTCCAGGATTTGTCTCGTTTAAAATCGAATTTGGATTTGAAGAACAATGCTGAATATGAAAAATAGGCAGTTTTTTGCTTCGCCAGATCTTTAGAAGTTCGCCAGCTTTTTCTTCTGCCGTAACATTATTACGTTCTCCGCCCCAATATGCAACATCATGAAAACCTTTTTGAATATCAATTAAAATTAATGCAGGGTTGTTAAGTTTTGTATTCATTTTAATTAAGATTTTAAAAATGATTTAGTTACTTTATCTAGTAGGCTATAACGTTCTAAGACGATTCCTAAGTATTTATGATACCTCAAGCCAGAGGTTTCTGCGTTTGCATTTTCATTTGCCATTTCAGCATATTTTTTGCCAATCTCTGCTTTAGAATTGTAAA includes these proteins:
- a CDS encoding cysteine hydrolase family protein, which encodes MNTKLNNPALILIDIQKGFHDVAYWGGERNNVTAEEKAGELLKIWRSKKLPIFHIQHCSSNPNSILNETNPGNEFQDVVKPLEGETVIKKNVNSAFIGTNLKELIDTAKITNLVIVGLTTDHCVSTTTRMAGNFGYNVYLVSDATATFNKKGLNGEDFSAELIHQTALASLNEEFAQVVASDFIKEII
- a CDS encoding TonB-dependent receptor, which gives rise to MGTEIKLKGDKVIEQIPSIKDKALRINLNENIYGTFAEIGAGQETVRHFFRSGGSSGTIAKAMSAYDKDFSDAVYGAENDGRYVTEERLKKMLTHEGQIIEERLSREKHPTKLFFSYANTVATIDFAKQFKGHGWVGIRYQIEPDEAYNEIILHIRFKETDARLQQETLGILGVNLIYGAFYKYNDPKRLLRYLYDHLDKDQLEIDTINFSGPRFADVDNRLMSLQLVKNGMTDAVMFNPEGKNILPAAILYKKNLLALRGSFRPVTKVNMDMYEKSLEMFLKENKVEKNNTLVIFEITLSNLRSDGEIDERDFMDRAELLCSLGQTVMISNFQEYYKVVEYFANYTKARMGLAMGVNNLVDIFDEKYYRHLSGGILEAFGKLFYRDMKVFLYPMLDEDGSLMNSNNLKVHPRMKELYKFFKFNGKVVDIEDYDPNILDVFSREILKMINQGKTGWEPMLPPGIPEIIKEHHLFGYHPEKELEQNKQ
- a CDS encoding MBL fold metallo-hydrolase, whose product is MKVYFLGTGTSQGIPIIGIDHPVCKSTDAKDKRLRVSIWITWDEHSYVIDCGPDFRQQMLSCGCRKLDAILFTHEHSDHTAGLDDIRPFNFRQGEIPIYGHKRVLDNLRRRFDYVFETVNKYPGAPSVKTIEVQNNAPFAVGDKMAIPINAMHGDLQVFGYRIEDFAYLTDVKTIEQAEVEKLKGIKVLVVNALRVEPHDTHFNLQEALDFIDLVKPERAYLTHISHVLGFHEEVQQKLPENVFLAYDNLEITI
- a CDS encoding tetratricopeptide repeat protein, which produces MKDNIKVLSCLLMISIGAFAQKDKIKEAQSLFDKGNSQEALAILTKTEYLILNASDEDKSDYYFLKGNVLKDLAVKNIDAANNFTLASQSYQDVFLYENESGKFKWTVKANMALKDMKASLVNGAMADFNAGKFKESAEKSYKVYLFDKKDTLNLFNAASSSINAKDFSSAVTYYELLKKINFSGKGVLYYATNKKTKEEDVFVSPKARESAIQQGFYEKPRTESVPSKKIEVNNNLAYAYLERKDYSKAEAVYNYVLELNPNYVDAYINLAYLKLQMKKDLADEISSLGTTPAEMQKYDKLSARKDDITRSAIPYLKKVLTLEPKNSDATKTLLGVYRSLDMTAEYNALKAGM
- a CDS encoding endonuclease III domain-containing protein; translation: MNKEARVQFVIDKLKELYPTIPVPLDHKDPYTLLIAVLLSAQCTDVRVNQITPLLFAKADNPYDMVKMSVEEIKEIIRPCGLSPMKSKGIHGLSEILIEKHNGEVPQSFEALEALPAVGHKTASVVMSQAFGVPAFPVDTHIHRLMYRWNLSNGKNVAQTEKDAKRLFPRELWNDLHLQIIWYGREYSPARGWNLEKDIITKTVGKKSLIEELEKTVSKK
- the bcp gene encoding thioredoxin-dependent thiol peroxidase; amino-acid sequence: MTTLKAGDKAPNFSGIDQDGKTHKLVDYAGKKLVVFFYPKASTPGCTAEACDLRDNFHRFQANNYELLGVSADSAKAQIKFKDKYELPFPLIADEDKSVINVFGVWGPKKFMGREYDGIHRTTFVIDEKGIIEEVIEKVKTKEHASQILK